In a single window of the Anguilla rostrata isolate EN2019 chromosome 6, ASM1855537v3, whole genome shotgun sequence genome:
- the LOC135257940 gene encoding uncharacterized protein LOC135257940, with the protein MILQCLSLIFSTMVGGSLGDAITPVTNAVKSLEGSKVTLSCNYTGTAYSLHWYRQFPNSKPEFLVLVVSKENKNGRFSAKPDKENSRVHLEISSAEVADSALYYCALQPTVTGNPFMLYINLTLPETRQKRDSFQDSIIPLKDTVHAMEDSNVSLSCTYTGTAGLTKYLHWYRQYNTSKPEFLILIGDVHGSETKKDGRFNVKLENSRVDLEISSAEVTDSALYYCALQPTVAGNTSSLDKNLTALETSCNIRTLQCMKA; encoded by the exons ATGATTTTGCAGTGTTTGTCTCTTATATTTTCAACAATGGTGG GAGGCAGTTTGGGGGATGCAATTACACCAGTAACTAATGCAGTGAAATCTTTGGAGGGCAGCAAAGTTACTCTGTCATGCAACTACACTGGCACTGCATACAGTCTGCATTGGTATCGCCAGTTCCCCAACTCTAAACCTGAATTCCTCGTCCTTGTTGtaagcaaagaaaataaaaatgggaggTTTTCTGCTAAACCTGACAAAGAGAATAGCCGTGTGCATCTGGAGATCTCTTCTGCTGAAGTGGcagactctgctctgtactactgtgccctgcagcccacagtgacaggaaatCCATTTATGCTGTACATAAACCTGACACTGCCTGAgacaagacagaaac GTGATAGTTTTCAAGATTCAATAATTCCACTAAAGGACACAGTACATGCCATGGAGGATAGCAATGTTTCACTGTCATGCACATACACTGGCACTGCAGGCCTTACAAAGTATCTGCACTGGTATCGTCAATATAACACATCCAAACCAGAATTCCTCATCCTCATTGGAGATGTTCATGGGAGTGAGACGAAGAAAGATGGACGATTTAATGTTAAACTTGAGAACAGCCGTGTGGATCTGGAGATCTCCTCTGCTGAAGTGAcagactctgctctgtactactgTGCCCTGCAGCCCACAGTGGCAGGAAACACATCATCTCTGGACAAAAACCTGACAGCACTTGAAACCAGTTGCAACATAAGAACATTACAATGTATGAAGGCATAA